The Caldibacillus debilis DSM 16016 genome includes a window with the following:
- a CDS encoding MaoC/PaaZ C-terminal domain-containing protein, translating to MNIQTGDKFSWSRTFTAEDVLRFGELTGDRGIHHVRPDDQGRLMVHGLLTASIGTKIGGDLNYIARELKSEFIRPVFTGDTVTCEVIIEKVEQKEGYKTIEMKAEYRNQYGKVVMYGSSSGIIKE from the coding sequence ATGAATATTCAAACGGGGGACAAGTTTTCCTGGTCGAGGACCTTCACGGCGGAAGACGTCCTGCGGTTCGGCGAATTGACGGGCGACCGGGGAATCCACCATGTCCGGCCGGACGATCAAGGCCGTTTGATGGTACACGGGCTGCTGACGGCCAGCATCGGGACAAAAATCGGCGGCGATTTGAATTATATCGCCCGGGAATTGAAGAGCGAATTTATCCGCCCCGTTTTTACCGGCGACACCGTTACTTGTGAAGTCATCATTGAAAAGGTCGAACAAAAGGAGGGATACAAAACGATCGAAATGAAAGCGGAATACCGGAACCAATACGGGAAGGTGGTCATGTACGGATCGAGTTCCGGGATCATAAAAGAATAG
- a CDS encoding GNAT family N-acetyltransferase, whose product MTDFRIRFAEKKDVPLILRFIKELAEYEKMLDEVKATEADLAKYLFERKNAEVILGEYQDQPVAFALFFHNFSTFLGKPGIYLEDLYVKPEMRGKGIGKAMLSFLAGLAVDRDCGRLEWSCLDWNEPSIGFYKHLGARPMDEWTVYRLQGESLRRLAGQGGGFFSGQTD is encoded by the coding sequence TTGACGGATTTTCGCATCCGCTTTGCCGAAAAAAAGGATGTTCCGCTTATTTTGAGATTCATCAAAGAATTGGCCGAGTACGAAAAAATGCTCGACGAGGTGAAGGCGACCGAAGCGGATCTGGCGAAGTACCTCTTTGAAAGAAAAAACGCCGAGGTGATCTTGGGCGAGTATCAAGATCAGCCGGTCGCCTTCGCCTTGTTCTTCCATAATTTTTCTACCTTTTTGGGGAAACCGGGCATTTATTTGGAAGATCTTTATGTGAAGCCGGAAATGCGGGGCAAGGGGATCGGGAAGGCGATGCTTTCCTTTTTGGCCGGGCTGGCGGTGGATCGGGATTGCGGGCGGCTGGAATGGAGCTGCTTGGATTGGAATGAGCCTTCCATCGGGTTTTATAAACATTTGGGGGCGCGGCCGATGGATGAATGGACGGTGTACCGGCTGCAGGGAGAAAGCCTGCGCCGGCTGGCCGGGCAAGGGGGCGGTTTCTTTTCGGGCCAAACCGATTAA
- a CDS encoding DMT family transporter encodes MKFFLPFLALLGGAAIAVQSQVNGELGKKSGVIEATFINFAIGTLVLLMVVIFFGRGELSAAAAVPKWQLTGGILGAFYVLMVVFSVPRIGVTATLMSAIAGQMLLGAVIDHFGFFGGERMPLNGTKILALGLLLLSLILYHSSQGSK; translated from the coding sequence ATGAAATTTTTCTTGCCGTTTCTGGCATTGCTCGGCGGTGCAGCCATCGCCGTCCAATCCCAGGTGAACGGGGAACTGGGCAAAAAATCGGGGGTGATCGAGGCAACCTTCATCAATTTTGCGATCGGTACCCTCGTGCTGCTCATGGTGGTTATCTTTTTCGGCCGGGGCGAGCTTTCAGCGGCTGCCGCCGTGCCGAAATGGCAATTGACCGGAGGGATATTGGGCGCCTTTTATGTGCTCATGGTCGTTTTTTCCGTTCCGAGGATCGGCGTTACCGCCACTTTGATGTCGGCCATTGCCGGGCAAATGTTGCTCGGCGCCGTCATCGATCATTTCGGATTTTTCGGTGGCGAGCGCATGCCCCTGAACGGGACGAAGATCCTTGCCTTGGGTTTGCTTTTGTTATCATTGATTTTATATCATTCCAGTCAAGGTTCAAAATAA
- a CDS encoding FeoA family protein — protein sequence MNLTELRPGDKGMIVDLSGVHPLTQKRLLDLGIWEGREVCYKCSLPLGGPCMLEACGQCIGIRRKDAKQIRVVRV from the coding sequence GTGAACCTTACCGAACTGCGGCCGGGAGATAAAGGAATGATCGTGGATCTGTCCGGGGTCCACCCGCTCACCCAAAAACGGCTGCTCGATTTGGGCATATGGGAAGGGCGGGAAGTCTGTTACAAATGTTCTTTGCCTTTGGGCGGTCCGTGCATGCTGGAGGCGTGCGGCCAATGCATCGGGATCCGCAGAAAGGACGCAAAACAAATCCGTGTGGTGCGCGTGTAA
- the feoB gene encoding ferrous iron transport protein B, which translates to MEVALFGNPNTGKTSLFNELTGSYEYVGNWAGVTVEKKIGKLKCDCGILIDLPGIYGLNPLTRDEAIATRFLLENRFTSVLNIVDASQLARNLHLTIQLLEFGKPVYIGLNMIDVAKGRGLEVDAEILAKKLNVPVAPIIARTGKGCQKIYEYLKEAPGSGTDFNIDYGALIENAVASIGRLLPDIRGLNKRWLALQYLEGNPVVRSMPELQRVKDRLQAVYRELEADLQKEEGPAPLKQVIYKKRQQFIDEIIAEAVKIKDPAKRTMTETIDRIVTNKYAGVPIFIAAMYLMFCITFDWVGAPLSDLLDRFISGPLTDWIQAGLRQVHAAPFIEDIVINGIIAGVGGVLVFVPQIFVLFFFISFIEDSGYMARIAMVMDRFMESVGLNGKAIIPLIIGFGCNVPGVMAARTIEQPKERLLTVLLTPLMSCSARLSVYSLFAAAFFEKYQAIVVLSLYLLGIAAALLLAKVFSYFIKTEDSVFVIELPPYRVPNARSLFRSTWDKGKGFVRKAGTIIFAGTCLIWLLSYAGPGGLNVSIDQSFLALICGAIAPVFSPLGFGTWQAAAALVTGFLAKEVVVSTMNILYFVPDGSSLVHAVTEAFTPLSAYSFMVFTLLYIPCLATAATIQKETGSKKWTLFAIVYALIIAYILSFVIFRLGLLLGLN; encoded by the coding sequence ATGGAAGTGGCATTATTCGGAAATCCCAACACCGGAAAGACTTCCCTCTTCAATGAGTTGACCGGTTCCTATGAATATGTGGGAAACTGGGCGGGTGTGACCGTCGAAAAAAAGATCGGGAAACTGAAATGCGACTGCGGGATCCTTATCGATCTGCCGGGGATCTACGGCTTAAATCCCCTGACAAGGGACGAAGCCATCGCGACCCGTTTCCTGCTGGAAAACCGGTTCACTTCCGTGCTCAACATCGTGGACGCATCCCAATTGGCGAGAAATTTGCATTTAACGATCCAGTTATTGGAATTCGGCAAGCCCGTTTATATCGGCTTGAATATGATCGACGTGGCAAAGGGGAGAGGCTTGGAAGTCGACGCCGAGATCCTCGCAAAAAAACTGAACGTTCCGGTCGCTCCCATTATTGCCAGGACAGGGAAGGGCTGCCAAAAGATTTACGAATATCTGAAAGAAGCGCCCGGATCGGGAACGGACTTTAACATCGATTACGGGGCTTTGATCGAGAATGCCGTCGCATCCATTGGCCGGCTCCTTCCGGATATCCGCGGATTAAATAAACGTTGGCTGGCATTGCAGTACCTCGAAGGCAATCCGGTCGTCCGCTCCATGCCGGAGCTGCAAAGGGTGAAGGACAGGCTGCAGGCCGTTTACCGGGAACTGGAAGCGGATCTGCAAAAGGAAGAAGGCCCAGCCCCGCTCAAACAGGTCATTTATAAAAAAAGGCAGCAGTTTATTGACGAAATCATCGCAGAAGCCGTAAAAATAAAGGATCCCGCCAAACGGACCATGACGGAAACGATCGACCGGATCGTGACGAACAAATATGCGGGCGTCCCCATCTTTATCGCCGCGATGTATCTGATGTTCTGCATTACCTTCGATTGGGTCGGAGCCCCGCTTTCCGATCTGCTCGACCGGTTTATCTCCGGGCCTTTGACCGATTGGATTCAAGCCGGGCTAAGACAGGTCCATGCGGCCCCGTTCATTGAAGATATCGTGATCAACGGAATCATCGCCGGCGTCGGCGGCGTTCTCGTTTTCGTGCCGCAAATCTTTGTTCTCTTCTTCTTCATTTCATTCATCGAAGACTCCGGTTATATGGCCCGCATTGCGATGGTCATGGACCGCTTCATGGAATCCGTCGGGCTGAATGGAAAGGCCATTATTCCCCTCATCATCGGCTTCGGCTGCAATGTGCCCGGGGTGATGGCCGCGCGGACGATCGAACAGCCGAAGGAACGGCTGCTGACCGTCCTGCTGACGCCCCTGATGTCCTGCTCGGCGAGGCTTTCGGTCTACAGTTTGTTCGCTGCGGCCTTTTTTGAAAAATATCAGGCGATCGTCGTCTTGTCTCTCTATCTTTTGGGCATAGCCGCCGCGCTGCTGTTGGCGAAAGTCTTTTCTTATTTTATAAAAACGGAGGATTCCGTATTTGTTATCGAACTCCCCCCTTACCGCGTCCCGAACGCCCGAAGTTTATTCAGGAGCACATGGGACAAAGGGAAGGGATTCGTCCGAAAGGCGGGGACGATCATTTTTGCGGGGACTTGCCTCATTTGGTTATTGAGTTATGCGGGACCGGGCGGTTTGAACGTTTCCATCGATCAAAGCTTCCTTGCCCTGATTTGCGGCGCGATCGCCCCGGTTTTTTCCCCGCTGGGCTTCGGCACCTGGCAGGCGGCGGCCGCACTGGTGACCGGGTTTTTGGCGAAAGAAGTGGTCGTTTCGACGATGAACATCCTATACTTCGTGCCCGACGGTTCATCCCTTGTCCATGCGGTGACGGAAGCGTTCACGCCTTTATCCGCTTATAGTTTCATGGTGTTTACCCTGCTGTATATTCCGTGTTTGGCGACGGCGGCCACGATCCAAAAAGAAACCGGCTCGAAAAAATGGACCTTGTTCGCCATCGTTTACGCCTTGATCATCGCATACATTCTTTCCTTCGTCATCTTTCGCCTGGGCCTTTTGCTCGGATTGAACTGA
- a CDS encoding FeoB-associated Cys-rich membrane protein, which translates to MFSAIIGALIFGYAGFALVRFFRKSKEGQCAACSLNRYCTKTNGCHGDMDTTNGSAKTFR; encoded by the coding sequence ATGTTTAGTGCCATCATTGGTGCACTGATTTTCGGGTATGCCGGCTTTGCCCTCGTGCGTTTCTTCAGAAAAAGCAAGGAAGGGCAGTGCGCGGCCTGTTCCTTGAACCGGTACTGTACAAAAACAAATGGCTGCCACGGGGATATGGACACAACCAACGGTTCGGCAAAAACCTTTCGGTAA
- a CDS encoding aldo/keto reductase, whose amino-acid sequence MKTMKLGKSDLTVSNISLGCMRMYKLSLKEAEDVVRNALELGITFFDHADIYGEGRSEEIFVEAVGMNPSVREKIFIQTKTGIRKGYYDFSKEHILQSVDHSLKRLKTDYIDVLLLHRPDALVEPEEVAEAFALLKESGKVRWFGVSNHTPMQIELLKKYVKEALIVNQLQFSVMHTNMIDAGIQMNTLFENSVDRTGYVLDYCRLHDITIQAWSPFQFGFFEGVFVDNDRFPELNAKLAEVGEKYGLTKTGAAIAWILRHPAKIQPIVGTMNIQRLKEIAQASEVKITREEWYAIYRAAGNRLP is encoded by the coding sequence ATGAAAACCATGAAATTGGGAAAAAGCGATTTGACGGTGTCCAATATTTCCCTCGGCTGCATGCGGATGTACAAATTATCGTTAAAAGAAGCGGAGGATGTCGTCCGGAACGCGCTGGAGCTGGGCATTACCTTTTTTGATCATGCCGACATATACGGAGAAGGAAGATCGGAAGAAATATTCGTCGAAGCGGTCGGCATGAACCCGTCCGTGCGGGAAAAAATTTTTATTCAAACGAAAACCGGGATCCGAAAGGGTTATTATGATTTTTCCAAGGAACATATCTTGCAATCGGTGGACCACAGCTTAAAAAGGCTGAAAACCGATTATATTGATGTGCTGCTCCTTCACCGGCCCGATGCCCTTGTCGAACCGGAAGAGGTGGCCGAGGCATTCGCCCTGTTAAAGGAAAGCGGAAAGGTCCGCTGGTTCGGCGTCAGCAACCATACCCCGATGCAAATCGAGCTGTTGAAAAAATATGTAAAGGAAGCGTTGATCGTCAATCAATTGCAGTTCAGCGTGATGCACACGAACATGATCGATGCGGGCATCCAAATGAATACCCTCTTCGAAAACTCGGTGGACAGGACCGGTTACGTATTGGACTATTGCCGGCTCCATGACATCACCATCCAAGCCTGGTCGCCGTTCCAATTCGGCTTCTTTGAAGGGGTATTCGTCGACAATGACCGGTTCCCGGAGTTGAACGCGAAGCTGGCCGAAGTCGGCGAAAAATATGGGCTGACGAAAACCGGGGCGGCCATCGCCTGGATTTTGCGGCATCCGGCCAAGATCCAGCCCATTGTCGGAACGATGAACATCCAACGGTTAAAAGAAATCGCCCAAGCTTCGGAAGTGAAAATCACAAGGGAAGAATGGTATGCCATTTACCGGGCTGCCGGCAACCGCCTCCCGTAA
- a CDS encoding DUF2283 domain-containing protein, which translates to MITYDPEAEAAYIYVLPSSASGTIKSTEELPVNECIVAGK; encoded by the coding sequence ATGATCACTTATGATCCGGAAGCGGAAGCGGCCTACATCTATGTGCTGCCCTCCTCGGCATCCGGAACCATCAAGTCCACCGAAGAGCTGCCCGTCAATGAATGTATCGTCGCAGGAAAATGA
- a CDS encoding aminoglycoside 6-adenylyltransferase, producing the protein MNATNVKYEALIERIKDWAESQQDIRAVLIQGSYARQEKPADEWSDLDLTIVSTTPDIYISTTEWLQYLGKYWLTFVEKTSDGNEMERRVLFEDGLDVDFAVYSNTTIQQMIVHGLPEHAKYTLSKGIRILVDKDGIINQIVGIKIEKEEVEPPSQQEYLELVNDFLYHYIWTLKKLKRKELWTAKGCLDNYMKWKLLKLIEWHSRATKGWNYDTWHAGRFLEEWADPKVIQGLRGSFSHYDHDDILRALKETYKLFRWLAIEVAERQSFGFPFANEEMVLKWAEKNLC; encoded by the coding sequence ATGAATGCAACAAATGTAAAATACGAAGCACTAATTGAAAGGATAAAAGATTGGGCTGAAAGCCAACAAGATATAAGGGCTGTATTAATTCAAGGTTCATATGCCAGACAGGAAAAGCCTGCTGATGAATGGTCAGATTTAGATTTAACAATCGTTTCTACAACGCCAGATATTTATATCAGTACTACGGAGTGGCTACAATATTTGGGTAAATATTGGTTGACGTTTGTTGAAAAAACGTCGGATGGTAATGAAATGGAAAGAAGGGTACTGTTTGAAGATGGGTTAGATGTGGACTTTGCAGTGTATTCGAACACAACTATTCAACAAATGATAGTCCATGGTTTGCCTGAACACGCAAAATACACGTTGAGCAAAGGAATACGCATTTTAGTCGATAAAGATGGTATAATTAACCAAATTGTAGGTATTAAGATTGAGAAAGAGGAAGTGGAGCCTCCATCTCAACAAGAATATTTAGAATTGGTCAATGACTTTTTATATCATTATATATGGACCCTCAAAAAACTTAAACGTAAAGAATTATGGACAGCAAAAGGGTGCTTGGATAATTATATGAAATGGAAGTTATTGAAATTAATTGAATGGCACTCCCGGGCTACAAAAGGCTGGAATTACGATACATGGCATGCAGGGCGTTTTTTAGAAGAGTGGGCTGATCCAAAAGTCATTCAAGGCTTGAGAGGATCATTTTCTCATTATGATCATGACGATATATTAAGAGCATTGAAGGAGACGTATAAACTATTCAGATGGTTAGCAATTGAGGTTGCAGAAAGGCAAAGCTTTGGATTTCCTTTTGCAAATGAGGAGATGGTTTTAAAGTGGGCAGAAAAAAATTTATGCTAA
- a CDS encoding copper amine oxidase N-terminal domain-containing protein, with protein MNVIIKGELQEFSQPAVTVDGRALVPLRGIFELLGAKVEWDNATRTATGTKDGVKVVVQIDNQTAYVNGQAVKLDVPAKTINVRTSMRLLLDTYLIQTCFVPIHGGRSVHMRMKKI; from the coding sequence GTGAATGTCATCATCAAAGGCGAGTTACAGGAGTTCTCTCAACCCGCAGTAACAGTTGATGGACGTGCCTTAGTCCCACTCAGGGGTATTTTCGAGTTACTTGGAGCGAAAGTAGAGTGGGATAATGCCACCAGAACAGCTACAGGTACGAAGGATGGGGTTAAGGTTGTAGTTCAAATTGACAATCAAACGGCTTACGTCAATGGGCAGGCGGTTAAACTTGACGTACCAGCAAAGACCATTAACGTTCGAACGTCGATGAGGCTATTGCTGGATACTTATCTGATTCAAACGTGCTTTGTACCGATTCATGGAGGGCGTTCAGTTCATATGCGAATGAAAAAGATTTGA
- a CDS encoding helix-turn-helix domain-containing protein, whose amino-acid sequence MRKDRNLSQHALAEKCGFTFSYIGGVERAEKNISLLNLEKIANGLEVGVHQFFLSTLINMRI is encoded by the coding sequence ATCAGAAAAGACCGAAACTTATCGCAACATGCGCTTGCCGAAAAATGCGGATTTACCTTCTCCTATATAGGCGGTGTCGAGAGAGCGGAGAAAAATATCTCTCTCCTCAATTTGGAGAAAATCGCTAATGGCTTAGAGGTTGGTGTCCATCAATTTTTTTTATCTACTCTTATCAATATGAGAATCTGA
- a CDS encoding winged helix DNA-binding domain-containing protein: MLDEDRCKQYAIRQKLTEPKEDFGLVQLIEHLCGIQDQVQGSVYLAAKARLKNVTADKIQKDLWERRSLVRTWTVRGTMHVIIASDWPMFRTALRPEWEDRWSRYLQKYATWKQRELAAKAVLEVLDNGPATRAEIQKGVEQLLGTKSEWLTNLLSPWGGVLKDLAYWGEIVHGPQKGSEVTFVKTKDWLPQRLPFLPEDPDAALSQLFLRYLMAYGPATIHDFAYWSGVSVVRVKRALHLVKGQLRESDHRYDVAFSMEELENAEPAEIAFLPKFDCYLLGHKEKFYLQQQYYKEVYRPAGHIQSVILYKGKVIGVWTRSKKNRRSGMDTKLFSPLDADIQERVLESAERYLAHEH; encoded by the coding sequence ATGTTGGATGAAGATCGCTGCAAACAATATGCCATTCGTCAAAAATTAACGGAACCAAAAGAAGATTTTGGCCTGGTGCAACTCATCGAGCACCTTTGCGGCATCCAGGATCAGGTGCAAGGAAGTGTGTATCTGGCGGCCAAAGCGCGATTGAAAAACGTAACGGCTGATAAAATTCAGAAAGACTTATGGGAGAGGCGTTCGCTGGTAAGAACTTGGACAGTCCGCGGAACGATGCATGTCATCATTGCCAGCGATTGGCCCATGTTCAGAACGGCATTGCGCCCGGAATGGGAAGACAGGTGGAGTCGGTATTTGCAAAAATATGCAACTTGGAAACAACGGGAATTGGCGGCAAAGGCCGTTCTTGAAGTGTTGGATAATGGTCCCGCCACGCGCGCGGAAATTCAAAAGGGAGTGGAGCAGCTGTTAGGGACAAAGTCGGAATGGCTTACCAATTTGTTGTCACCTTGGGGCGGGGTCCTTAAAGATTTAGCGTATTGGGGTGAAATCGTGCATGGGCCGCAAAAGGGTTCTGAGGTCACTTTTGTAAAAACAAAGGATTGGCTGCCTCAGCGGCTGCCATTCTTGCCGGAGGATCCCGATGCCGCATTGTCGCAACTGTTCCTTCGTTATCTGATGGCATATGGACCGGCCACCATTCATGATTTCGCCTATTGGTCCGGCGTTTCCGTCGTGCGGGTGAAGCGCGCTTTACATCTGGTAAAAGGGCAGCTGCGTGAGTCGGATCATCGCTATGATGTTGCGTTTTCCATGGAAGAATTGGAAAATGCCGAACCCGCTGAGATCGCCTTTTTGCCAAAATTTGATTGTTATCTTTTGGGGCATAAGGAAAAATTCTACCTGCAGCAGCAATATTATAAGGAGGTCTATCGTCCGGCGGGGCATATTCAATCGGTGATCCTCTATAAAGGAAAAGTGATCGGCGTATGGACCAGAAGCAAAAAGAATCGCAGATCAGGAATGGATACGAAATTATTTTCACCGTTGGATGCGGACATTCAGGAAAGAGTGTTGGAGTCTGCCGAGCGTTATTTAGCGCATGAACATTAA
- the rlmD gene encoding 23S rRNA (uracil(1939)-C(5))-methyltransferase RlmD — protein MKPVTNIKISPGERVFFTIKRIGINGEGVGFYKKQVIFVKDALPGEEVLVEITKVDKNFAEGNIVKIKKRSEHRVKPPCPIYEKCGGCQLQHLDYGRQLEEKRDLIVQALERHTNLDVENLDIRPTIGADHPWEYRNKSQFQVGVNKGKVIAGLYSLNSHRLIDIPKCIVQHPLINKAAVTVKRILSDLEIPIYDERKREGVVRSIVARAGIQTGELQIVLITATDHLPKKERIVAEIRKRLPEVRSIVQNINRKKTSLVFGEESVLLWGKKAIVETLGKFRYELSARAFFQLNPEQTAKLYDEVKKAAGLTGKEKVVDAYCGVGTIGLWLAEEAGEIRGMDTVEEAVADAKKNADLNGIRNVRYEAGKAEQILPKWIKEGWRPDVIIVDPPRSGCDAGLLETMLKANAKKIIYVSCNPSTLAKDLHVLTKKYDIAYIQPVDMFPQTSHVESVILLIRKGA, from the coding sequence ATGAAACCCGTAACGAACATCAAAATATCGCCCGGCGAAAGGGTTTTTTTCACCATAAAGAGAATCGGCATCAACGGCGAAGGGGTCGGCTTTTACAAAAAGCAGGTGATCTTCGTCAAGGACGCCCTTCCCGGGGAAGAGGTCCTCGTGGAGATTACAAAAGTAGATAAAAACTTTGCCGAAGGAAATATCGTTAAGATCAAAAAACGGTCCGAACACCGGGTCAAGCCCCCTTGCCCGATTTACGAAAAATGCGGCGGCTGCCAACTGCAGCATCTCGATTACGGCCGGCAATTGGAGGAAAAACGGGATCTGATCGTGCAGGCCTTGGAAAGGCATACGAATCTCGATGTGGAAAACTTGGACATCCGGCCGACGATCGGGGCGGACCATCCGTGGGAGTACCGGAACAAGAGCCAGTTTCAGGTCGGCGTCAATAAGGGGAAGGTCATCGCCGGGCTTTACAGCCTGAACTCCCACCGGCTGATCGACATCCCGAAGTGCATCGTCCAGCACCCGTTGATCAACAAGGCGGCGGTGACGGTGAAACGGATTTTGTCCGACCTGGAGATCCCGATCTATGACGAGCGGAAAAGGGAAGGGGTCGTCCGCTCGATCGTGGCCCGGGCCGGCATCCAAACCGGGGAGCTGCAAATCGTCCTCATTACGGCAACGGATCATCTGCCGAAAAAGGAACGGATCGTCGCGGAGATCCGAAAGCGGCTGCCGGAAGTCCGGTCGATCGTCCAAAACATCAACCGGAAGAAGACCTCCCTCGTCTTCGGCGAGGAATCGGTGCTTTTGTGGGGAAAGAAGGCAATCGTGGAAACGCTGGGAAAATTCCGTTATGAACTTTCCGCCCGCGCGTTCTTCCAATTGAATCCGGAGCAAACGGCCAAGCTGTACGACGAAGTGAAAAAGGCGGCCGGCCTCACCGGCAAGGAAAAGGTCGTCGACGCCTATTGCGGCGTCGGCACCATCGGCCTTTGGCTCGCGGAGGAAGCGGGGGAGATCCGGGGCATGGACACGGTCGAGGAAGCGGTGGCGGACGCGAAGAAAAACGCCGACTTAAACGGGATCCGAAACGTGCGGTACGAGGCCGGCAAAGCGGAACAAATTTTGCCGAAGTGGATCAAGGAAGGATGGCGGCCGGACGTCATCATCGTCGACCCGCCGCGCTCCGGCTGCGACGCCGGCCTTCTCGAGACGATGTTAAAAGCGAACGCCAAAAAAATCATTTACGTCTCCTGCAACCCGTCCACCCTGGCCAAGGACTTGCACGTGCTCACGAAAAAATACGACATCGCCTACATCCAGCCCGTCGATATGTTTCCGCAGACGTCTCACGTAGAAAGCGTAATCTTGTTGATTCGAAAGGGAGCCTGA
- a CDS encoding DNA-3-methyladenine glycosylase family protein yields MWSIEKKIEGPYDFDQVLARNALDPLRAVNRSERSILVPLWIRKRPVVIKVRGTGDVHSPSVRIEGEEVKYRDEAVKEIERIFQFNEPLQPIHDHFRKTSLAPIFEKHRGTPLVLDFDYFESITRCIIHQQLNLKFAYVLTERFVRTFGTVKDGVPFYPLPEDVARLSPEQLRPLQFSQRKTEYVIGFAEKVASGELDLQELVKKEDEEIIRELIRYRGIGRWTAENFLLFGAGRKNLFPKADIGLQRAVQKVFGLKERPTEQEMEEIGKEWEPYLSYASLYLWRSIEPGA; encoded by the coding sequence ATGTGGAGCATTGAAAAAAAGATAGAAGGCCCTTACGACTTCGATCAAGTACTGGCCCGCAACGCCCTCGACCCACTCCGGGCGGTCAATCGTTCGGAACGTTCCATCCTGGTACCCCTTTGGATCCGAAAGCGGCCGGTGGTCATCAAAGTAAGGGGAACCGGGGATGTCCATTCCCCTTCCGTCCGGATCGAGGGAGAAGAGGTCAAATACCGGGATGAGGCCGTGAAGGAAATCGAACGGATCTTTCAGTTCAACGAGCCGCTCCAACCCATTCACGACCATTTCCGGAAAACCTCGTTGGCGCCGATATTTGAAAAACACCGGGGCACCCCGCTCGTCCTCGATTTTGATTATTTCGAAAGCATCACCCGCTGTATCATCCATCAACAGCTGAATCTGAAATTCGCCTACGTTTTAACGGAACGGTTTGTCCGAACCTTCGGAACCGTCAAGGACGGGGTTCCCTTTTATCCGTTGCCGGAGGATGTGGCACGTCTCTCTCCCGAACAGCTGCGCCCCCTGCAGTTCAGCCAGCGGAAGACGGAGTATGTCATCGGCTTTGCCGAAAAAGTCGCCAGCGGCGAACTCGATCTGCAAGAACTCGTCAAAAAGGAGGACGAGGAGATCATCCGGGAATTGATCCGGTATCGGGGCATCGGCCGGTGGACGGCGGAAAACTTTTTATTGTTCGGCGCCGGCCGAAAAAACTTGTTCCCGAAAGCGGACATCGGACTGCAACGGGCGGTCCAGAAGGTTTTCGGCCTTAAGGAACGGCCGACGGAACAGGAGATGGAGGAAATCGGCAAGGAATGGGAGCCCTATTTGAGCTATGCCTCCCTTTATTTGTGGCGGAGCATCGAACCGGGGGCGTAA
- a CDS encoding putative glycolipid-binding domain-containing protein: MPADHPNQTQEAPKRKTVLIWECNETFGTEFLELFVHDANIYVDSTVIRIDGNRPYKVNDSLVLGQDWTVKQLDLEIQNLKKSLHLLSDGKGRWFNEKGEEIYPLRGAADLDLSCTPFTNSLPINRLPWQRNDARDLEMVFLSVPDLAWKKVKQRYQLLEEAVGRRKFHYKSGNFETNIEVDADGFVLRYPGIFTRVF, encoded by the coding sequence ATCCCCGCCGATCATCCGAATCAAACGCAGGAGGCGCCTAAGAGAAAAACTGTTCTGATCTGGGAATGCAATGAAACGTTTGGAACGGAATTTTTGGAACTCTTCGTTCATGATGCGAACATTTACGTTGACAGCACCGTGATCCGCATCGACGGCAATCGCCCGTATAAAGTGAACGACAGCCTGGTATTGGGTCAAGACTGGACGGTCAAACAGCTGGATTTGGAGATTCAAAATCTGAAAAAATCGCTCCATCTTTTGTCCGATGGAAAAGGACGATGGTTCAACGAAAAGGGGGAGGAAATTTATCCCTTAAGGGGAGCTGCCGATCTTGACCTGTCCTGTACCCCGTTTACCAATTCGCTGCCGATCAATCGTTTGCCGTGGCAACGAAATGATGCGAGGGATTTGGAGATGGTCTTTCTTTCGGTTCCGGATTTGGCGTGGAAAAAAGTGAAACAAAGGTATCAGTTGCTCGAAGAGGCAGTGGGAAGAAGGAAGTTCCATTACAAAAGCGGCAATTTTGAAACGAATATTGAAGTGGATGCCGACGGATTTGTCCTCCGGTATCCCGGAATCTTTACCCGGGTCTTTTAG